From a single Canis aureus isolate CA01 chromosome 5, VMU_Caureus_v.1.0, whole genome shotgun sequence genomic region:
- the ALDH4A1 gene encoding delta-1-pyrroline-5-carboxylate dehydrogenase, mitochondrial — protein MLLPLPPALRRALLARPWRDPGLWWKHTSSLKVANEPVLAFTQGSPERDALQKALKDLKGRTEAIPCVVGDEEVWTLDVQYQVSPFNHGHKVAKFCYADKALLNRAIEASLAARKEWDLKPVADRAQIFLKAADMLSGPRRAEVLAKTMVGQGKTVIQAEIDAAAELIDFLRFNAKFAVELEGQQPLSVPPSTNSVVYRGLEGFVAAISPFNFTAIGGNLAGAPALMGNVVLWKPSDTAMLASYAVYRVFREAGLPPNIIQFVPADGPTFGDTVTSSEHLCGINFTGSVPTFKHLWKQVAQNLDRFRTFPRLAGECGGKNFHFVHRSADVGSVVSGTLRSAFEYGGQKCSACSRLYVPQSLWPQIKGRLLEEHGRIKVGDPTEDFGTFFSAVIDAKSFGRIKKWLEHARSSPSLTILAGGKCDDSVGYFVEPCIVESKDPQESIMKEEIFGPVLTVYVYPDDKYKETLRLVDSTTSYGLTGAVFAQDKDVVREATTMLRNTAGNFYINDKSTGSVVGQQPFGGARASGTNDKPGGPHYILRWTSPQVIKETHEPLGDWRYSYMQ, from the exons AtgctgctgccgctgccgccCGCGCTCCGCCGTGCCCTGCTGGCGCGGCCCTGGAGGGACCCCGG GTTGTGGTGGAAGCACACCTCTTCCCTGAAGGTGGCCAACGAGCCAGTCTTGGCATTCACGCAGGGCAGCCCCGAGCGAGATGCGCTCCAGAAG GCTTTGAAGGACCTCAAGGGCCGGACGGAAGCCATCCCCTGTGTGGTGGGGGATGAGGAGGTGTGGACCTTGGACGTGCAGTACCAGGTGTCG CCCTTCAACCATGGACACAAGGTGGCCAAGTTCTGCTATGCGGACAAG GCCCTACTCAACAGAGCCATCGAGGCCTCTTTGGCCGCCAGGAAAGAGTGGGACCTGAAGCCCGTTGCAGACCGGGCCCAGATCTTCCTGAAGGCGGCCGACATGCTGAGTGGGCCTCGCAGGGCGGAGGTCCTAGCCAAGACCATGGTAGGACAG GGCAAGACGGTGATCCAAGCGGAGATTGACGCGGCGGCGGAGCTCATCGACTTCCTCCGGTTCAACGCCAAGTTTGCCGTGGAGCTAGAGGGGCAGCAGCCGCTCAGTGTGCCGCCCAGCACCAACAGCGTCGTGTACCGGGGGCTGGAG GGCTTCGTGGCGGCTATCTCCCCCTTTAACTTCACGGCGATCGGCGGCAACCTGGCGGGGGCCCCGGCCCTGATG GGCAACGTGGTCCTGTGGAAGCCCAGCGACACGGCCATGCTGGCCAGCTATGCCGTCTACCGCGTCTTCCGGGAGGCTGGCCTGCCCCCCAATATCATCCAGTTTGTGCCGGCTGACGGGCCCACGTTTGGCGACACCGTCACCAGCTCCGAGCACCTCTGCGGCATCAACTTCACAGGCAGCGTGCC CACCTTCAAACACCTGTGGAAGCAGGTGGCCCAGAACCTAGACCGGTTCCGCACCTTCCCACGCCTGGCCGGAG agTGCGGGGGCAAGAACTTCCACTTCGTGCACCGCTCGGCCGACGTGGGCAGTGTGGTGAGCGGGACCCTGCGCTCGGCCTTCGAGTACGGAGGCCAGAAGTGCTCAGCGTGCTCCCGCCTCTACGTGCCGCAGTCGCTGTGGCCACAGATCAAAGGGCGGCTGCTGGAGGAGCACGGCAGGATCAAAGTGGGCGAC CCAACAGAGGATTTCGGGACCTTCTTCTCCGCTGTGATTGATGCCAAG TCCTTCGGCCGCATCAAGAAGTGGCTGGAGCACGCCCGCTCCTCACCCAGCCTCACCATCCTGGCCGGGGGCAAGTGTGACGACTCTGTGGGCTACTTCGTGGAGCCCTGCATCGTCGAGAGCAAGGACCCTCAGGAGTCCATCATGAAGGAG GAGATCTTCGGGCCGGTGCTGACCGTGTACGTCTACCCCGACGACAAGTACAAGGAGACGCTGCGGCTGGTCGACAGCACCACCAGCTACGGCCTCACGGGGGCAGTGTTCGCCCAGGATAA GGACGTCGTCCGGGAGGCCACCACGATGCTGAGGAACACGGCCGGCAACTTCTACATCAACGACAAGTCCACCGGCTCCGTGGTGGGCCAGCAGCCCTTTGGGGGGGCCCGAGCCTCTG GAACCAATGACAAGCCGGGCGGGCCCCACTACATCCTGCGGTGGACGTCGCCCCAGGTCATCAAGGAGACCCACGAGCCTCTGGGCGATTGGCGCTACTCCTACATGCAGTGA